One region of Tolypothrix sp. NIES-4075 genomic DNA includes:
- a CDS encoding ParB/RepB/Spo0J family partition protein, whose translation MPSRTRKTELPYKAKANIDVLMGEEEPPTAPLMLPIDSISLPSSQPRRYFDPVKMEQLVQSIKNHGILENLLVRPLTQLENQYELVAGERRYQAAQEAGLKEVPVTIRELTDEQALQVSLVENLLREDLNPVEETEGILQLLAIRLSIPVTDIPNLLYRMQHEAKGKVAQNVLGNEQGQGIMAVFDELGKLSWESFASSRLPLLKLPPDILSALRAGKIEYTKAQTVARVKDTDLRQSLLESAITLDLSLSEIRERVKALQPQVTTESPKATIQSITRRLSQSKIWSDPKKWKQVQALLKKLEALIPEEQAEEPAEEQLTEQVNSKEEPAEEEKPTEQVNSSSE comes from the coding sequence ATGCCATCGCGAACCCGCAAAACAGAACTTCCTTACAAAGCCAAAGCCAATATCGACGTGTTGATGGGAGAAGAAGAACCGCCCACCGCTCCATTGATGCTGCCAATCGACTCTATCTCCCTTCCTTCCAGCCAGCCCCGGCGATACTTCGACCCAGTTAAGATGGAGCAACTGGTTCAATCCATCAAAAATCACGGGATTTTGGAGAACTTACTTGTCCGTCCTCTGACACAACTGGAAAACCAGTACGAGTTGGTAGCAGGAGAAAGACGCTATCAAGCTGCTCAAGAAGCTGGACTCAAAGAAGTGCCAGTTACCATTCGTGAGCTTACCGACGAACAAGCCCTGCAAGTTAGTTTAGTAGAAAACCTGCTGCGAGAAGACCTCAACCCAGTAGAGGAGACGGAAGGAATCCTGCAACTGTTGGCTATTCGGCTCTCAATACCCGTTACCGACATTCCTAATTTGCTCTACAGGATGCAGCATGAAGCTAAAGGAAAAGTTGCCCAAAACGTTTTGGGCAATGAACAAGGGCAGGGCATAATGGCAGTTTTTGATGAATTGGGCAAGCTAAGTTGGGAATCGTTTGCTTCCAGTCGCCTGCCACTCTTGAAGTTACCGCCTGATATTTTATCAGCACTCAGAGCCGGAAAAATTGAATACACCAAAGCTCAAACGGTTGCCAGAGTCAAAGACACCGATCTTCGACAATCGCTATTAGAATCAGCCATCACTCTTGATTTATCACTCAGTGAGATTCGAGAGCGAGTCAAAGCGCTGCAACCTCAAGTGACTACAGAATCTCCCAAAGCCACGATTCAATCAATTACCCGTCGCCTCAGTCAATCCAAAATCTGGTCAGACCCGAAGAAGTGGAAACAAGTGCAGGCACTCTTAAAAAAACTAGAAGCCCTCATCCCAGAAGAACAAGCAGAAGAACCAGCAGAAGAACAACTAACCGAACAGGTAAATTCTAAAGAAGAACCAGCAGAAGAAGAAAAACCAACCGAACAAGTTAATTCTTCATCAGAATAA